The DNA region GGGGCCACATGGTGTTTAGCTTCGTGAGCGCTCTCGTTGAGGACAACTTCTACTCCACGTACATGTATCAGACAAGGCGCATATTCTTCATAGGCAAGATACCCCAAGGCGCCGCGTCCGACTCAGCCACGTTGAGCATAGGCGACTTGGAGGTGTACAATTGCGCCGGGAAGACGTACCAGTACGTGAGGGTCTACGTAGGTGGGGCGCTTGCGGGGACTATATCCATGACCTTAAGCCAAAACGGTGGGCTTTGCCAAGTCTTCAGATCCAACGCGGCGTCGTTCTACGCAACCGGCGCGCTGAGGCTGTTCCAGTTTAACTCAAGCCTGGTCCCCATAACACTGGAATTCGACCCGCCTCTAACCCCACCCAGCGGGAGCAACTACTACCCATACGTGAAAATGTCAACACTTAAGTTGCACGGTTATAAATGGTCAGAGATATGGACGCATAACTCTACTACATGGTATTATGCTAAGTTCATGATAAGGAACGGCTTAACTACATACAACGTGACAGGTGATGAGGTGTTAACGAACATATGGAGGACTACCGCCGGCGGCGTATACGACCCAAAGACGAATAGAAACGAGACTAATCCCCACATTTTAGCTAAGGCAGAGCTCACGTCGCAGATTCAAAACGGAATAACTGCAATAACTGGCAGTTGGGAGTACCGCATTGTATACACCCATGTAACCTATGATCTGCCAGGCTCTACCTATATGCTATCGATATGCTGGGCTACCACTGTGACCGCGTGGCTTTATCCAAATACCAAGAGCTCTACTGACTATTGGACGCCGATTAATTTCCTCACAGCCGCCACCCAGGCTTTTATAACAGGAATCCAGGCTTACAACGAGCTTGCACAGCTATTGGGATGGTCCGCGCTATACACAAACCCACTCGTTGGGCTAACTCTCACTGGTTTGTCGATAATACTGGCCGGGGTTCAAGGGCCGTCATACAGCGGGTGTTCAATCACAGTTGGCGGTGCTACGTATAGCGGCCCCTACTACTCAGCCGGCGTGGACATAAACGGGGCTGTTAGAAGTGCTTTCGTGAAGTTGGTGGCTCCTGGCACCACAGGCGGCTTGACCTCTTTCACTATCCCTAGCTATGTGAGAGTTTACTACTACAGAAGCAATGAAGATAATGCATACTTCCTCATATACGCCAAGTTTAGGGCGCCTGTGGTTTCTCCGAATTATTGGCAGAATTATTTTAATGAGAAAAGGGAGTATTTCGCATATGGCTCCACCGGCGGCGTCGTTGTACCGCTTGTTTATCCCTGAAATAGTCCCTTTTTTAGGGGTCTTCTCGCTTTGTACGGCTAGGTATTTTTTCTACGCGCCTCAGCTCCTCGCCGCGACGCCGCTGTCGGCTTACGGCTTCGCCGTGGCGTGGATTGTAAGCCCGCTATTGGGCTATCCCCGCTGGCTTGCGCTGGCGCACCTCGCCGCGCCTTACCTCTCCCTGGTGCTTGGCCCCCTTAGCTGGTGGTTCCTGCTTTTATGGCTTCTATACCTTATGTTCTACATCTTCGTTTTGCCGCTTCTCGTCGTGAGGCCGGCTAGGATTTTTTACAAGCCATTTGTAGTTGCCTTGGTGTTCACGACGCCGTTGGCCGCAGTTCCCTACACGGCGGGGTTGCTGGTACCGCAGTCTTTCCTCATGCACCTCGGCATACCTCCAGAATACGCCCGGCTCAGCTGGGTGCGTTATATCCACGACGTAGTTCTGCTGAGGGTTGCGTACTACTACGTGGAGCGCTATATGAGGAGCCATGCCGATGAGGAGTAACGCACAAATATGTAGAAATACTGTGTGCTGTGTCTGTGGCCGACGAGGTTGTTAGGTACTCCCGCCTCCTCTACGAGAGGGGCCACCTCACCCTGCTCTCCGGCAACCTCTCCGCGTTGGCGGACGGGCTTGTGGTTGTGACGCCGACGTCCTTCCCTAAGCCCTTCCTAGAGCCGTCCGACTTGGTTTGGATCGACATGGAGGGGAGGGTGGTGCGCGGCGTAAGGAGGCCCACCAGCGAGTGGAGGATGCACGTGGCTGTGTACAAGGCGAGGCCCGACGTCGGGGCAGTGGTGCACACCCACGACGTGTTGCCCGTCTTGCTCGCGGAGCGGATAGACGCATCCCTACTCTCCGAGGCCGAGGCATACCTAGGCTCGGAGATCGCGGTCGTGCCCTACATAACGCCGGGCACGGCTGAGCTGGCGGAGGCGGTGGCGTCGGCGCTGAGGAAGAGCAACGTGGCTATCCTCAAGCGCCACGGCGTCGTGGCGGTGGGCCGCGACCTAGCAGAGGCGGTGAACCGCGTCGAGGTGGTGGCGGATCTGGCCAAGGCCGCCTTCTACAACATGATACTGGGGCTATGGAGTGCCGGGAGAGGCGTCTAGCCGCCGACCTCATTGCCCTGTCCTCGGTGGAGGGGCTTCCGGTGTCGGAGGCGGCGAAGAGGCTATGCATGACGCGGCAGGGGCTCTACAAGCTTTTAAAACAGCTCAGGGCCGAGGGCTACGTAGCTGAGGGGTCTGTGGTTAAGCTTACGCCTAAGGGGAGGGACTTCCTCAGCGGGATACTGAGGGATCTGCTCCGCTACTTCAACATCGCCTCCATCCGGCTAGTCGGGAGGGTGGTGAGCGGGCTGGGGGAGGGGGCCTTCTACATATCCCTGGAGGGCTACAAAAGAGCCATTGAGGAGAGGTTGGGCTTCACGCCGTTTCCCGGTACGCTGAATATCAAGCTTGACCCGCAGTACATGCCGTACCGCCGCTACTTAGACGGACTTCCGGGAGTTGTGATTCCGGGCTTTTCCAACGGCCTCAGGACCTACGGCGCGGTTAAGGCCTTTAGGGCTAGGGTGAACGGGGTGGAGGGTGCCGTGGTGATGCCTGAGAGGACCCACCACCCCACCGACGTGATTGAGGTGGTCGCCCCAGTGAAGCTCCGCGACGCTCTGGGTCTGAGAGACGGCGACGTCGTCGAGGTGGAGGTGCTGTTGTAGCTACCAAGCTTATTAATCCGGCCATCTCCCCCTACGTGAAGGAGCTTGGAATCGTCGTCAGCGGGTCCACCATCGGCTCCATCCCCGTGCAACTCTACCGCTCGGCGGAGCGCTACGCAGTGGAGGAGCAGCTGGTAGGGATAGTGGACAGGGAGAACCCCGGGGAGGTGGTGGTGGGCTTCCTCCGCCGCGTGACGAAGCTGGAGCCGGTGATCAGGGACAGGGTGAGGACGCCCTACGTGGACCGGCCCGAGATGGTGGACTACGGCATTCTCCTGCCCTACACCTCGGCCATCGTCAAGCCCTACGTGGCGCTCCGCGACGGGAGGCTTGCCGAGGTGTCCAACGTCGTGACGCCGGGGTCCAAGGTCTACCTTCTGGATCCCTCCCTTCTGGAGGGGGCCTTCGCCGGGAGCTTCATCTACGTGGGGGAGCACAAGTACTCG from Pyrobaculum arsenaticum DSM 13514 includes:
- a CDS encoding DUF120 domain-containing protein, which codes for MECRERRLAADLIALSSVEGLPVSEAAKRLCMTRQGLYKLLKQLRAEGYVAEGSVVKLTPKGRDFLSGILRDLLRYFNIASIRLVGRVVSGLGEGAFYISLEGYKRAIEERLGFTPFPGTLNIKLDPQYMPYRRYLDGLPGVVIPGFSNGLRTYGAVKAFRARVNGVEGAVVMPERTHHPTDVIEVVAPVKLRDALGLRDGDVVEVEVLL
- a CDS encoding class II aldolase/adducin family protein yields the protein MSVADEVVRYSRLLYERGHLTLLSGNLSALADGLVVVTPTSFPKPFLEPSDLVWIDMEGRVVRGVRRPTSEWRMHVAVYKARPDVGAVVHTHDVLPVLLAERIDASLLSEAEAYLGSEIAVVPYITPGTAELAEAVASALRKSNVAILKRHGVVAVGRDLAEAVNRVEVVADLAKAAFYNMILGLWSAGRGV